AGCTTGGCGATTGAGCCCTCGGCTCCCGGCGGGGTGCCGCGCAGGAGTTTTGTCAGAGCGCGATAGTTGTTGAGCTTGAGCACCTCGCTGTCAATATACGCCTGGGCCATTCGCTGCCGAACGGCGGGTGAGTCCTTGAGCGGCTCACCGTAACGGGTCTCGGCTCGGATTTCTTGCTGGAGATCCTGATAGGATCGCTGCATGGCGAAAGTAAAGTAAAATCCCAGCCCTTGGCGCTCGAACATCAGCGAGGTGATAATCACCCGCCAGCCGTGGTCTTTTTCGCCCAGTAGCTGGGCCTTGGGCACTCTGACATCCTCGAAAAACACCTCGTTGAACTCGCTCTCGCCGGTCATCGTGCGGAGCGGCTGGATCGTGACGCCAGGGCTTTTCATATCGACCAGCAGCGCCGATATGCCCTGATGTTTTGGCGCGTCGGGGTTGGTCCGGACGAGCAGCAGACACCAGTCGGCATAGTTGGCCAGACTGGTCCAGACCTTTTGTCCGTTGACAATAAAGTCGTCCCCGTCTTCCTCGGCCCGGGTCTGCAAAGACCCCAGGTCGGAGCCCGAGTTGGGCTCCGAATAGCCCTGGCTCCAGACCTCTTCGCCGCTGAGGATCTTCGACAGGTAGCGTCGCTTTTGGGTTTCGCTGCCGTGGGTAATAATCGTCGGCCCGACAATCTCCAGACCCAGCACATTCATCAGGCCGGGCGCTTTGTGGGCTGCCATCTCTTGATCGAAGATCATCCGCTCAACCAGCGAGGCGCCTCTGCCGCCATACTCCTTGGGCCACGAGACGCCGGCCCAGCCGCCCTCGTAGACCGTTTTCTGCCAGTCTTTCAAGAACTTGAGGTCGCTGGGCGAGGCCTGAGGTTGCAGGTGACGCAGCTGAGTGCTTTCGGGCGGGACGTGGGTCGAGAGCCAGGAGATCAGTTCCTGCCGAAAGGCTTCCTGTTGGGGACTAAAGGTAAAGTCCATTCTCGCTCCTCTCAGTGTCAACACAGCAAATCTGCAACTCTAAATGTCGTGCGTACTTCTGTCATATATTTACGAATCTAATTTTTTCTTCAATAGCTGGTTTAACAGCTGCGGGTTGGCTTTGCCCCCCGTGGCGCGCATGACTTGGCCGATAAAAAAGCCGAGCAGTTTTTCCTTGCCGCCCCGGTAGGCGACCACCTTGTCGGGGTTGTCGGCCATGACCTGATCGATCTGGGCGTCGAGCGTGTCGCTGTCGCTGACCTGCCATAGGCCCCTGGCCTGAATGATTGCCTGTGGCGGCTGTCCGCTTTCGTGCATCTTGTCAAAGACGGTTTTGGCAATTTTACCGCTGATTTTGCCGTCATGAATCAGGCTGACGAGTTGGGCCAGGTGTTCGGGCGGACACGGCCAGCGGGAAATATGCAGGTCGAGCCTGTCGTCTTTGAGCACCCGCAGCACGCTGTCCATGACCCAGTTGCTCATTGCTTTGGGATCGACCGGATGAGCGCGCACAGCCTGTTCATAGTACTCCGCGACCTCTTTATGGGCGGTTAAGACTGCGGCGTCATAGGCTGGCAGGCCGTAGTCACGGATAAAGCGTTCCTGGCGGTCGGTCGGCAGCTCCGGCAGGCTGGTCTTGAGTTCCGTCACCCAGCCATGGTCGACGACCAGGGGTAGGAGGTCCGGGTCGGGAAAATAGCGGTAGTCATGGGCAAACTCTTTGCTGCGCATGGAGCGGGTGACCTCTCGCTCGGCGTCCCACAGGCGTGTTTCCTGCACAATCGTTTCGCCCGCTTCGGTGGCTTGTATCTGGCGGCCGATCTCGTACTGAATGGCCTTTTCCACCGCCCGGAACGAGTTGACATTCTTGATCTCGGTCCGTGTGCCGAACTCGGCACTGCCGCGCGGCCGAATCGACACGTTGGCATCACAGCGCAGGCTGCCCTCCTCCATATTGCCGTCACACACCTCCAGGTAACGCAGCAGGCTGCGCAGGCTGCGCAGATATGCCCCAGCCTCTTCAGGGCTGCGGATATCCGGCTCGCTGACAATCTCCAACAGGGGGACGCCGGTCCGGTTCAGGTCCACCAGGCTGGCATCGCCCCGGGCGTCGTGGATATTCTTGCCGGCGTCCTCTTCCATGTGAATCCGGGTCAGGCGTACCCGTTTGGTCTGATCGGTCTGACTTTGGAGCGGCACATCAAGATAGCCGTGCTCGGCGATCGGCAACTCGTACATGCTGATCTGGTAGCCTTTGGGCAAATCCGGGTAAAAATAATTCTTGCGCGCCCAGCGGCTGTGGGCTGCAATCCGGCAGTGGGTGGCCAGGGCGGTTTTGAGGGCATACTCAACTACTCGTTTGTTGAGCACCGGCAGCACTCCGGGCAGGCCCATGCACACCGGACAGGTGTTGTGGTTAGGCTCGGCGCCAAACTGGGTTGAGCAGCCGCAGAAGATCTTGGATTCGGTCAGCAGTTGGGCGTGGACTTCGAGGCCGATAACGGGTTCGTATTCCATGGCTCGGTCTTTCGTTGGGGGTGCTGCTCAGAGAGGCGGTCTTGCCGTATGCCACTCGGTCGCCTGCTCATAGGCGTAGCCGGCCTGCAACAGGGCCTCCTCGCCAAACGCTTGTCCGATCAGCTGGAGGCTGACCGGCAGGCCCTCGGCATCGAATCCGCACGGCAGCGACAGCCCCGGCAGTCCGGCCAGGTTGACCGCAATGGTGAGGATATCCGACAAATACATGGTCAGGGGATCGGTGGCTTTCTCGCCAAGCTGAAACGCCGTTGTCGGCGCGGTCGGTGTGGCAATGACATCGCACTGCTCAAACGCGCGCAGGAAATCGTGTCTAATCAAGCGGCGCACCTTTTGCGCCTTCGAGTAGTATGCATCATAGTAGCCGGCTGACAAGGCGTAGGTGCCGAGCATGATCCGCCGTTTGACCTCAGGACCGAATCCCTGGGCTCGGGTCTGACGGTACATCTCGGCCAAGTCCGTTGCCGACTCGGTCCGGTGGCCGTACTTGACGCCGTCGTAGCGGGCGAGATTTGAGCTGGCCTCGGCCGTGGCAATGATGTAATAGGCGGCGACCGCGTAGTCCGTATGCGGCAGCGATATCGAAACCGGCTCAGCCCCCAGTTCTTGCAAGGTGTCGATGGCGCGACGCACCGCCTGATCGACCTCCGACTGCATGCCTGCCACAAAATACTCTCTGGGAATGCCGACTCGGAGACCCTGCACGCCGCGCTCCAGCGCAGCCTGGTAATCCGGGACCGGACGGTCCACTGAGGTCGACTCTCGCGGGTCATGGCCGGCAATGACCTGAAGGAGTAGGGCGCAATCGCGCATGTCCTTGGTCAGCGGCCCGACCTGATCGAGCGACGAGGCATAGGCAACGACCCCAAAACGACTCACCCGGCCGTAGGTCGGCTTCAGGCCGACCACCCCGCAAAACGAGGCCGGGAGCCGGATCGAGCCGCCGGTGTCCGTGCCCAGGGCGGCCACGGCTTGGTCGGCTGCCACACAGGCGGCCGAGCCGCCCGACGAGCCGCCTGGGACGCGTGAAACGTCCCACGGATTCCTGGTTGGCCCATAGGCCGAGTTCTCGTTGGACGAGCCCATGCCGAACTCGTCGCAGTTGACCTTGCCCAGAATGACCGCACCGGCGTTCCTGAGGCGACGGATCACGCTAGCATCGTAGGGCGGGATAAAGTGCTCAAGGATTTTCGAGCCGGCCGTCGAACGCAGATCCTTGGTCAGAATAATATCTTTGACCGCAATCGGAATGCCGCACAACGGGGGAGGGTGGTCGGAGTTGGTCAGGCTGCGGTCAGCCGCCGCAGCCTGGGCCAGGGCCTGTGTTTCGTCCAGCGTCACATACGAGTGCAGCGTCCCGTCGGTGGCGCGAATCCGGTCAAGCACGGCGCGGGTGAGTTCCTGGGCGCTGAGGTGTCGTGTGTCTAGGAGCGTGCGGGCTTGATGAATGGTCAGGCGGAAGGCGTCCATGGCCGTCA
The Desulfurellaceae bacterium genome window above contains:
- the gatB gene encoding Asp-tRNA(Asn)/Glu-tRNA(Gln) amidotransferase subunit GatB, which codes for MEYEPVIGLEVHAQLLTESKIFCGCSTQFGAEPNHNTCPVCMGLPGVLPVLNKRVVEYALKTALATHCRIAAHSRWARKNYFYPDLPKGYQISMYELPIAEHGYLDVPLQSQTDQTKRVRLTRIHMEEDAGKNIHDARGDASLVDLNRTGVPLLEIVSEPDIRSPEEAGAYLRSLRSLLRYLEVCDGNMEEGSLRCDANVSIRPRGSAEFGTRTEIKNVNSFRAVEKAIQYEIGRQIQATEAGETIVQETRLWDAEREVTRSMRSKEFAHDYRYFPDPDLLPLVVDHGWVTELKTSLPELPTDRQERFIRDYGLPAYDAAVLTAHKEVAEYYEQAVRAHPVDPKAMSNWVMDSVLRVLKDDRLDLHISRWPCPPEHLAQLVSLIHDGKISGKIAKTVFDKMHESGQPPQAIIQARGLWQVSDSDTLDAQIDQVMADNPDKVVAYRGGKEKLLGFFIGQVMRATGGKANPQLLNQLLKKKLDS
- the gatA gene encoding Asp-tRNA(Asn)/Glu-tRNA(Gln) amidotransferase subunit GatA; the encoded protein is MDAFRLTIHQARTLLDTRHLSAQELTRAVLDRIRATDGTLHSYVTLDETQALAQAAAADRSLTNSDHPPPLCGIPIAVKDIILTKDLRSTAGSKILEHFIPPYDASVIRRLRNAGAVILGKVNCDEFGMGSSNENSAYGPTRNPWDVSRVPGGSSGGSAACVAADQAVAALGTDTGGSIRLPASFCGVVGLKPTYGRVSRFGVVAYASSLDQVGPLTKDMRDCALLLQVIAGHDPRESTSVDRPVPDYQAALERGVQGLRVGIPREYFVAGMQSEVDQAVRRAIDTLQELGAEPVSISLPHTDYAVAAYYIIATAEASSNLARYDGVKYGHRTESATDLAEMYRQTRAQGFGPEVKRRIMLGTYALSAGYYDAYYSKAQKVRRLIRHDFLRAFEQCDVIATPTAPTTAFQLGEKATDPLTMYLSDILTIAVNLAGLPGLSLPCGFDAEGLPVSLQLIGQAFGEEALLQAGYAYEQATEWHTARPPL
- a CDS encoding acyl-CoA dehydrogenase is translated as MDFTFSPQQEAFRQELISWLSTHVPPESTQLRHLQPQASPSDLKFLKDWQKTVYEGGWAGVSWPKEYGGRGASLVERMIFDQEMAAHKAPGLMNVLGLEIVGPTIITHGSETQKRRYLSKILSGEEVWSQGYSEPNSGSDLGSLQTRAEEDGDDFIVNGQKVWTSLANYADWCLLLVRTNPDAPKHQGISALLVDMKSPGVTIQPLRTMTGESEFNEVFFEDVRVPKAQLLGEKDHGWRVIITSLMFERQGLGFYFTFAMQRSYQDLQQEIRAETRYGEPLKDSPAVRQRMAQAYIDSEVLKLNNYRALTKLLRGTPPGAEGSIAKLHWAESNQRLQELAVDIQGPYAQLYQDGEQANGAYWQYGFVRSKANTIEGGTSEILRNIIAERVLEMPKGR